A window from Nitrospira sp. ND1 encodes these proteins:
- a CDS encoding pitrilysin family protein — MRFSILACSLLSFILFASQTSPAHAVEPKEYTLSNDMKVILVEVPKAPVATVQVWYKVGSRNEVMGRAGLSHMLEHMMFKGTAKYPKGTFSRLVRKNGGMDNAFTSQDFTAYFENLAADRVTLALELEADRMQGLILDANEFKTEREVVKEERRLRNEDDPQGALVEALFAQAFMSHPYHWPVIGWFSDLDAMNLDDLQRHYDTYYSPNNATLIVVGDIKADTLLPTIAKLFEPIPKGPSPKPLAVTEAPQHGERRFLLKREAQVPFVMMGYRVPNYSSDDSYALNVLESILSHGKSARLYQSLVYEQKTALAVGADYGLMQADPGLFYFYAVVKPGEKVEAVEDAVLKEIQRIQTEPPSELELQRAKNQIEAAHIFEQDSNFRQAMLLGEAETIGAGWRKVSQFVERTRAVTAQDVQRAASHYLAADMRTTGTLIPQPPQTQAASPAQPH; from the coding sequence TACACCTTGTCCAACGATATGAAAGTGATCCTCGTGGAAGTCCCGAAGGCTCCCGTGGCGACCGTGCAAGTCTGGTACAAGGTGGGCTCACGAAACGAGGTCATGGGCCGGGCCGGGTTGTCGCACATGCTTGAGCATATGATGTTCAAGGGCACGGCTAAGTACCCCAAAGGCACCTTCTCACGCCTCGTTCGCAAGAACGGCGGAATGGACAATGCCTTCACCAGTCAGGACTTCACCGCCTACTTTGAAAACCTGGCTGCCGATCGCGTGACGCTCGCACTCGAACTCGAGGCCGACCGCATGCAAGGGCTGATTCTCGATGCGAACGAATTCAAGACCGAACGGGAAGTGGTGAAAGAAGAACGCCGGTTGCGCAACGAAGATGATCCGCAAGGCGCGCTGGTGGAAGCCCTCTTCGCACAGGCCTTCATGAGTCACCCGTACCACTGGCCGGTCATCGGATGGTTCTCGGACCTCGACGCGATGAACCTCGACGATCTCCAGCGTCACTACGACACCTACTATTCGCCGAACAACGCCACCCTGATCGTGGTCGGCGACATCAAAGCGGACACGCTCCTTCCGACTATTGCCAAGCTCTTCGAACCGATCCCTAAAGGTCCGTCCCCCAAACCCCTGGCCGTGACGGAAGCCCCGCAACACGGCGAACGCCGATTTCTCCTCAAGCGAGAAGCGCAGGTGCCGTTCGTCATGATGGGCTACCGTGTACCCAACTATTCGAGCGACGACTCCTATGCCTTGAACGTACTTGAATCGATTTTGTCTCACGGCAAGAGTGCCCGGCTCTATCAAAGCCTCGTGTACGAACAAAAGACCGCCCTGGCAGTCGGCGCCGACTATGGCCTGATGCAAGCCGACCCGGGATTGTTCTACTTTTATGCCGTGGTGAAACCAGGCGAGAAGGTTGAAGCGGTTGAAGACGCGGTGCTCAAAGAGATTCAGCGGATCCAAACCGAGCCGCCGAGCGAACTCGAACTGCAGCGCGCGAAAAATCAGATCGAAGCGGCCCACATTTTTGAACAGGATTCGAATTTCCGCCAGGCCATGCTGCTGGGAGAAGCCGAAACGATCGGGGCCGGATGGCGCAAAGTCAGCCAGTTTGTGGAGCGTACCCGCGCCGTCACCGCGCAGGACGTGCAGCGTGCGGCGTCGCACTACCTGGCCGCCGATATGCGCACCACGGGAACCCTGATTCCTCAACCTCCGCAAACCCAGGCCGCGTCACCGGCACAACCTCACTAG